CAAAGTTATCGCCAGACGTATAGCCGAAAAAGTCGAAGGCTGGACAGCAAAAGCGGTCTATGAAAAGGTAACTGAAAGAAAAAAGAATAGTTAGAATGCCTCCGGCGGCTGGGGAAGGGAAACTTTTTATTAGGCTTCGCCGCTTGAATTCTAATAAAACGTTTTGGGATTCTTAAACCCTTTTGGAAAAGGGTTTAAGCCGCCGGAGGCGAAATCTTTTAGTAAAAAGCGCGAAGCGCATCAAATAGTATGGATAAAGGAAAAAAGAAATTAGGTCTGGCATTTGTCAGCTGCTTTCTGCGTTCGTATTTTGTGGGTGCGGGTTTCAATACCCGTGGTCTGCAGAATATCGGCTTTTCCTATGCCATGCAGCCCGGTCTGGAAGCTATTTACGATGACCATGCGGAGCTTGTTAAGGCCCGCAAGCGTTATGTGAAGCATTACAATTCACATCCGTTCTGGGCACCGCTGCTGGTGGCGATTTTCCTGTCTGTGGAAGTGCAGATCAAGGAAGGGCGTTTTCCGGTGCAGCTGCTTGATAAATTGAAAAATACCACCAGCTACACCTTGTCGGCCATCGGTGATTCGGTTTTTGCGGGCAGCGGCCTGATCTTTTGGGCACTGGCTACGGTGAATCTGCTGCTGGCTGGTCATCATACGCAGGCTATGCTACTCGGATTAGTGTTGTTCTGCGGCTTGCAGGTTTTTAAAGTTTTCACCTTCTGGTCCGGGATTAATAAGGGACTGGGTTTTTTGGATGAACTCAAAAGATGGGATTTGATCAACTGGGGAGAAAGGCTTAAATACGCCAACGGCATCCTTGTGCTTTTGATCTGGTTCCAGCTCTGGCCCCGACCCCTGAACGGTTTTGAATGGTATGGGGGAACGGCGGCACTTGGTGTTTTAGGCTGGCTGGTGGCAACCGGAAAGATCGCTCGTGAAATAGTGGCGGTGCTGGTGGTTGTAATCGGATTGCTGACAATACATATGCTTTGATTTTTTCTTTTGAAGAAATATTATATAAGGATTAATGAGAAATGACTGAAGAGAGTGCACTGCGCGAAGAATCCCCGGAAGGCGGGGAAGCGGTTGCCCGGACAGTGGTTGTGACCAACCAGCTGGGGCTGCATGCCCGCCCGGCCGCAAAGCTCGCGCAGGAAGCCCAGAATTTTACCGCGGACATCATGGTTGTCTGCGAAGAGCAGGAAATCGACGCCAAAAGCATTCTTGATGTGCTTACTCTGGCGGCAGCGCAGGGCAGTGTCCTTGAGTTGCGGGCGGACGGCCCGGATGCCGTGGCGGCCCTTGATTGTCTGGAAGAACATTTTAAAAACAGATTCGGCGAGGAAAAGTAAGTGGCCAGAGCGGTCGTCAACGGAATTTCCGTCTCAACGGGTATAGCTATCGGTAAGGCTTTTTTTCTTAACCGCAGTATTTCTTCACGTCTGCCGCGGCAGACCGTGCCTACCCATATGGTGGAGGACGAGAAAGAGCGGATGGAAAAAGGGTTCATCGATGCCGTGGCTGAGCTTGCAGCTGTGCGGGAAAAGGTTCCCGAGGAGCTTAAGGAGCACCAGCTGATCATTGATTCCCACTTGATGATGCTCAAGGACCCCAAGCTGCAGTCCTCGGCCCTGAAATATATTGATGAGCTGAAAATCAATGCCGAATGGGCACTGGATAAAGCCGTTAACGATCTTGAAAAGGCTTTCGGTGCCCTTGAGGACATCTATATTCGTGAACGCATGCAGGACGTGCGTCAGGTGGCTCTGCGGGTGCAGGCCAAGCTTATCGGCGGAGAAGCCAACCTGCGGCCGGTTGAAGGGCGCGTGGTGCTTATGGCCCATGACCTGACCCCAGCCGATACCATCGAGCTTGAAGTAAACAAGCTCATGGCCTTTGTGACCACGCTGGGCGGTAAGACTTCCCATACCGGTATTTTGGCCCGGACCCTGAATATTCCCGCACTTGTCGGCGCGGAGGAATTGGAAAATTCCGTTGTGGACGGCGATCTGGTCATCATTGACGGGCTGGCCGGCAAGGTGCTGGTTGACCCGACTGATGAGGAACTGGAGGAGTATTATAAGCTCGAAACCCAGTTCGATGATTACCAGCGGACCATTATCCGCAGCTGCCAGCTTCCGGCTGAGACCGAAGACGGCTACCGGGTGGAGGTTCACGCTAACATAGAACTTTTTGAAGAGGTGGCGGCGGTTATTGATAACGGCGGCGAGGGCATCGGGCTGTTCAGGACCGAGTATGCCTACCTGAGCCGTACCGACCTGCCTACCGAGGATGAACTGGCCGAGAAATATTCCGAACTGGCGGCGATCATGTCCCCGCGCAAGGTTACTTTGCGTACTCTTGATCTCGGTTCGGACAAGTTCATGTCCCATTTCGGCCAGCTGGATGAGGCCAACCCGGCCCTTGGTTTGCGGGCCATGCGTTTCTGCCTCAAGCATCAGGACCTGTTCCGGACCCAGCTCCGGGCAATGCTCCGGGCCAGTGTGCACGGCAATGTTTCCATGATGTTTCCTATGATCTGCGGGCTGAAAGAAGTTCTGCAGGCCAAAAGTGCCCTTGCCCGTGCGCAGCAGGAATTGCGTGACGAGGGCATCCCATTTGATGAGAACATGCCCATCGGGGTCATGATCGAGCTGCCCGCAGCGGTCATGATTGCCGAAATTCTGGCTCAGGAAGTTGATTTCTTCAGTATCGGAACCAACGACCTGATCCAGTACAGCCTCGGTATTGACCGCACCAACCCGCATGTGTCCTATCTTTACCAGCCGTTGCATCCGGCGGTGGTGCGTTCCATCAAATACGTGGTGGACGCCGGACACCGGGCCGGTATCGGGGTCAGTCTCTGCGGTGAGGTGGCGTCCGATCCTTATTGTGTGCCTATCCTTATGGGTATGCAGATCGACAGCC
This sequence is a window from Desulfovibrio sp. JC010. Protein-coding genes within it:
- a CDS encoding PTS system mannose/fructose/sorbose family transporter subunit IID, producing the protein MDKGKKKLGLAFVSCFLRSYFVGAGFNTRGLQNIGFSYAMQPGLEAIYDDHAELVKARKRYVKHYNSHPFWAPLLVAIFLSVEVQIKEGRFPVQLLDKLKNTTSYTLSAIGDSVFAGSGLIFWALATVNLLLAGHHTQAMLLGLVLFCGLQVFKVFTFWSGINKGLGFLDELKRWDLINWGERLKYANGILVLLIWFQLWPRPLNGFEWYGGTAALGVLGWLVATGKIAREIVAVLVVVIGLLTIHML
- a CDS encoding HPr family phosphocarrier protein, which produces MTEESALREESPEGGEAVARTVVVTNQLGLHARPAAKLAQEAQNFTADIMVVCEEQEIDAKSILDVLTLAAAQGSVLELRADGPDAVAALDCLEEHFKNRFGEEK
- the ptsP gene encoding phosphoenolpyruvate--protein phosphotransferase; protein product: MARAVVNGISVSTGIAIGKAFFLNRSISSRLPRQTVPTHMVEDEKERMEKGFIDAVAELAAVREKVPEELKEHQLIIDSHLMMLKDPKLQSSALKYIDELKINAEWALDKAVNDLEKAFGALEDIYIRERMQDVRQVALRVQAKLIGGEANLRPVEGRVVLMAHDLTPADTIELEVNKLMAFVTTLGGKTSHTGILARTLNIPALVGAEELENSVVDGDLVIIDGLAGKVLVDPTDEELEEYYKLETQFDDYQRTIIRSCQLPAETEDGYRVEVHANIELFEEVAAVIDNGGEGIGLFRTEYAYLSRTDLPTEDELAEKYSELAAIMSPRKVTLRTLDLGSDKFMSHFGQLDEANPALGLRAMRFCLKHQDLFRTQLRAMLRASVHGNVSMMFPMICGLKEVLQAKSALARAQQELRDEGIPFDENMPIGVMIELPAAVMIAEILAQEVDFFSIGTNDLIQYSLGIDRTNPHVSYLYQPLHPAVVRSIKYVVDAGHRAGIGVSLCGEVASDPYCVPILMGMQIDSLSLTPQAIPGIKRILRQLNMQECKQLLKDVLGCRTVTRINRLVTENIYKKYPEELTFFASLLDNEEIAG